Proteins from a genomic interval of Scomber japonicus isolate fScoJap1 chromosome 10, fScoJap1.pri, whole genome shotgun sequence:
- the LOC128366893 gene encoding cathepsin S-like, whose amino-acid sequence MGTIIPVFQFMDTVSDHHATLKRRINHDNPTMSRAFSISGRISSAPGSCGSCWAFTAVGALEGQLALKKGKLVDLSPQNLVDCATQYGNHGCNGGFYTEAFNYIKYNGIESEASYPGQYQEGQCHHNSNNNVATCYEYNCLPQGNENVMELAVFTIGPIAVAIDANPEEFKFYKSGVYDNPMCTQELNHGVVVVGYGTENGKDYWLVKNSWGTGYGEAGYVKMSRNKNNQCGIAQVPCYPIM is encoded by the exons ATGGGGACCATCATCCCTGTCTTCCAGTTCATGGACACTGTCTCTGACCACCATGCAACACTGAAGAGGCGCATCAACCATGACAACCCCACAATGTCCAGAGCCTTCAGCATCTCAGGGCGAATCTCATCTGCCCCG GGTTCTTGTGGTTCCTGCTGGGCCTTCACTGCTGTCGGTGCCCTGGAGGGTCAGTTGGCCTTGAAAAAAGGGAAGCTGGTAGACCTCAGCCCCCAAAACCTGGTGGACTGTGCAACTCAATACGGCAACCACGGCTGCAACGGTGGCTTCTATACAGAAGCCTTCAATTACATCAAGTACAATGGTATCGAGTCTGAGGCTTCATACCCAGGGCAGTA TCAGGAAGGACAATGCCACCACAACTCCAACAACAATGTTGCAACATGCTATGAGTACAACTGCCTGCCTCAAGGGAACGAGAATGTGATGGAACTGGCAGTCTTCACCATCGGACCCATTGCAGTTGCGATTGACGCAAATCCAGAAGAATTTAAATTTTACAAGAGTG GAGTGTACGACAACCCGATGTGCACACAAGAGCTGAACCATGGGGTCGTAGTTGTGGGCTACGGCACAGAGAACGGAAAAGACTACTGGCTGGTGAAGAACAG CTGGGGAACTGGTTATGGAGAAGCAGGCTACGTCAAAATGTCACGCAACAAGAACAACCAGTGTGGCATCGCTCAGGTCCCCTGCTACCCCATCATGTAG
- the LOC128365729 gene encoding procathepsin L-like isoform X2: MHPTDQGLMLGSLLLVSICVGAAAMFDSKQLDGHWDLWKKMHGKTYHNQVENIHRRTLWEKNLMLITMHNLEASMGLHSYELGMNFMGDMTPTEIQQFFGGLTPPTDLKRAPSSFLGNTGAHVPDTIDWREKDYVTSVKDQGQCGSCWAFSSVGALEGQLAKTTGKLVDLSPQNLVDCSWEYGNHGCNGGFMSRAFRYVMDEGIESEASYPYEGSDEECLHNPMNSAANCSDYIFLPEGDEEELKQAVATIGPISVAIDAGQSSFQFYKSGVYDEPNCTDVINHAVLVVGYGTENGQDYWLVKNSWGTGYGEEGYIRMSRNKDDQCGIAKYACYPIM; encoded by the exons ATGCATCCAACTGATCAAG GCCTGATGTTGGGGAGCCTGCTGCTTGTCTCCATATGTGTTGGGGCAGCAGCCATGTTTGACAGCAAACAGCTGGACGGCCACTGGGACCTGTGGAAGAAGATGCATGGGAAGACGTACCACAATCAG gtggAGAATATACATCGTAGGACATTATGGGAGAAGAACCTGATGCTCATCACCATGCACAACCTGGAGGCCTCCATGGGGCTTCACTCCTATGAACTGGGCATGAACTTCATGGGAGACATG ACACCAACAGAGATCCAGCAGTTCTTTGGTGGGCTCACTCCTCCCACTGACCTCAAGAGGGCGCCATCCTCTTTTCTGGGCAACACAGGTGCTCATGTACCAGATACCATAGACTGGAGAGAGAAGGACTATGTCACCAGTGTCAAGGAtcag GGTCAATGTGGCTCCTGTTGGGCCTTCAGTTCTGTCGGCGCCCTGGAGGGTCAGTTAGCCAAGACAACAGGGAAGCTGGTTGACCTCAGCCCCCAAAACCTGGTGGACTGTTCATGGGAATACGGCAACCACGGCTGCAACGGTGGCTTCATGAGCAGAGCCTTCCGGTATGTCATGGACGAGGGCATCGAGTCTGAGGCTTCATACCCCTACGAAGGAAGT GATGAAGAGTGCCTCCACAACCCCATGAACAGTGCTGCCAACTGCTCTGATTATATCTTCCTGCCTGAGGGGGACGAGGAGGAACTGAAACAGGCAGTTGCCACCATCGGACCCATTTCAGTGGCGATTGATGCAGGGCAGTCCTCATTTCAGTTCTACAAGAGTG gaGTGTACGATGAACCGAACTGCACTGATGTTATTAACCATGCGGTGCTAGTTGTGGGCTACGGCACAGAGAACGGACAAGACTACTGGCTGGTGAAGAACAG CTGGGGAACTGGTTATGGAGAAGAGGGCTACATCCGGATGTCACGCAACAAGGACGACCAGTGTGGCATCGCTAAATATGCCTGCTACCCCATCATGTAG
- the LOC128365729 gene encoding procathepsin L-like isoform X1, whose translation MCLGVFTGLMLGSLLLVSICVGAAAMFDSKQLDGHWDLWKKMHGKTYHNQVENIHRRTLWEKNLMLITMHNLEASMGLHSYELGMNFMGDMTPTEIQQFFGGLTPPTDLKRAPSSFLGNTGAHVPDTIDWREKDYVTSVKDQGQCGSCWAFSSVGALEGQLAKTTGKLVDLSPQNLVDCSWEYGNHGCNGGFMSRAFRYVMDEGIESEASYPYEGSDEECLHNPMNSAANCSDYIFLPEGDEEELKQAVATIGPISVAIDAGQSSFQFYKSGVYDEPNCTDVINHAVLVVGYGTENGQDYWLVKNSWGTGYGEEGYIRMSRNKDDQCGIAKYACYPIM comes from the exons ATGTGTCTTGGTGTGTTTACAGGCCTGATGTTGGGGAGCCTGCTGCTTGTCTCCATATGTGTTGGGGCAGCAGCCATGTTTGACAGCAAACAGCTGGACGGCCACTGGGACCTGTGGAAGAAGATGCATGGGAAGACGTACCACAATCAG gtggAGAATATACATCGTAGGACATTATGGGAGAAGAACCTGATGCTCATCACCATGCACAACCTGGAGGCCTCCATGGGGCTTCACTCCTATGAACTGGGCATGAACTTCATGGGAGACATG ACACCAACAGAGATCCAGCAGTTCTTTGGTGGGCTCACTCCTCCCACTGACCTCAAGAGGGCGCCATCCTCTTTTCTGGGCAACACAGGTGCTCATGTACCAGATACCATAGACTGGAGAGAGAAGGACTATGTCACCAGTGTCAAGGAtcag GGTCAATGTGGCTCCTGTTGGGCCTTCAGTTCTGTCGGCGCCCTGGAGGGTCAGTTAGCCAAGACAACAGGGAAGCTGGTTGACCTCAGCCCCCAAAACCTGGTGGACTGTTCATGGGAATACGGCAACCACGGCTGCAACGGTGGCTTCATGAGCAGAGCCTTCCGGTATGTCATGGACGAGGGCATCGAGTCTGAGGCTTCATACCCCTACGAAGGAAGT GATGAAGAGTGCCTCCACAACCCCATGAACAGTGCTGCCAACTGCTCTGATTATATCTTCCTGCCTGAGGGGGACGAGGAGGAACTGAAACAGGCAGTTGCCACCATCGGACCCATTTCAGTGGCGATTGATGCAGGGCAGTCCTCATTTCAGTTCTACAAGAGTG gaGTGTACGATGAACCGAACTGCACTGATGTTATTAACCATGCGGTGCTAGTTGTGGGCTACGGCACAGAGAACGGACAAGACTACTGGCTGGTGAAGAACAG CTGGGGAACTGGTTATGGAGAAGAGGGCTACATCCGGATGTCACGCAACAAGGACGACCAGTGTGGCATCGCTAAATATGCCTGCTACCCCATCATGTAG
- the LOC128365728 gene encoding cathepsin S-like produces the protein MIRLTDQGLMLGSLLLVSMCVGAAAMFDSKQLDDHWDLWKKMQGKTYQDEVENTHRRGLWEKNLMLITMHNLEASMGLHSYELGMNFMGDMTPTEIQQFFGGITPPTDLKRAPSSFLGNTGAHLPDTIDWREKGYVTSVKNQGECRSSWAFSSVGGLEGQLAKTTGKLVDLSPQNLMDCSWEYGNNGCDGGFMSRAFRYVMDEGIESEASYPYEGSDEECLHNPMNSATNCSEYIFLPEGDEEELKQAVATIGPISVSIDARQSSFKFYKSGVYDEPNCTDVINHAVLVVGYGTENGKDFWLVKNSWGTGFGEEGYIRMSRNKDDQCGIAIYACYPIM, from the exons ATGATACGTCTGACTGATCAAG GCCTGATGTTGGGGAGCCTGCTCCTTGTCTCCATGTGTGTTGGGGCAGCAGCCATGTTTGACAGCAAACAGCTGGATGACCACTGGGACCTGTGGAAGAAAATGCAGGGGAAGACGTACCAGGATGAG gtggAGAATACACACCGCAGGGGATTGTGGGAGAAGAACCTGATGCTCATCACCATGCACAACCTGGAGGCCTCCATGGGGCTTCACTCCTATGAACTTGGCATGAACTTCATGGGAGACATG ACACCAACAGAGATCCAGCAGTTCTTTGGTGGGATCACTCCTCCCACTGACCTCAAGAGAGCGCCATCCTCTTTTCTGGGCAACACAGGCGCTCATCTACCAGACACCATAGACTGGAGAGAGAAGGGCTATGTCACCAGTGTCAAGAATcag GGTGAATGTAGGTCCAGTTGGGCCTTCAGTTCTGTCGGCGGCCTGGAGGGTCAGTTAGCCAAGACAACAGGGAAGCTGGTAGACCTCAGCCCCCAAAACCTGATGGACTGTTCATGGGAATACGGCAACAACGGCTGCGATGGTGGCTTCATGAGCAGAGCCTTCCGGTATGTCATGGACGAGGGCATCGAGTCTGAGGCTTCATACCCCTACGAAGGAAGT GATGAAGAGTGCCTCCACAACCCCATGAACAGTGCTACAAACTGCTCGGAGTACATCTTCCTGCCTGAGGGGGACGAGGAGGAACTGAAACAGGCAGTTGCCACCATCGGACCTATTTCAGTGTCGATTGACGCACGGCAGTCCTCATTTAAGTTCTACAAGAGTG gaGTGTACGATGAACCGAACTGCACTGATGTTATTAACCATGCGGTGCTAGTTGTGGGCTACGGCACAGAGAACGGAAAAGACTTCTGGCTGGTGAAGAACAG CTGGGGAACTGGATTTGGAGAAGAGGGCTACATCCGGATGTCACGCAACAAGGACGACCAGTGTGGCATCGCTATATATGCCTGCTACCCCATCATGTAG